A section of the Paenibacillus odorifer genome encodes:
- a CDS encoding DUF2877 domain-containing protein gives MITEVSSFSVLGLVVGEEVFAENDQLYIGTKLSISIKELTVWQSSLSIFPKEVKTLRDNLAVAKAYINSYGKPGGMKQFAGSSCFERETMRLLEERSSGLLNALANDSMEDAAHYAIRLMGLGPGLTPSGDDFLVGLFAVIHLPQSPINKYQPWCRKVVNEAAELTNEISYMALKKAAWGQVRESMGQMLHSLMYESKENMLLGLSAVLDIGSSSGTDIALGIISGLDLNLEQRWR, from the coding sequence TTGATTACAGAGGTTAGTAGTTTTTCGGTTCTTGGACTGGTTGTGGGAGAAGAAGTTTTTGCGGAGAATGATCAATTATATATTGGCACTAAGCTTTCAATATCGATCAAGGAACTGACAGTTTGGCAGAGCTCTCTATCTATTTTTCCAAAAGAAGTAAAGACGCTAAGAGATAATTTGGCTGTGGCAAAAGCTTATATCAATAGCTATGGAAAACCAGGCGGTATGAAGCAGTTTGCGGGTTCTAGCTGCTTTGAGAGAGAAACGATGCGGCTGCTGGAAGAGCGATCTTCAGGTCTTCTGAATGCCTTGGCGAATGACAGCATGGAAGATGCTGCTCATTATGCAATTCGACTAATGGGATTAGGCCCAGGTCTGACTCCGTCGGGAGATGATTTTTTAGTTGGGTTGTTTGCTGTGATCCATCTGCCTCAGAGTCCTATTAATAAATATCAGCCGTGGTGCAGGAAAGTCGTGAACGAAGCAGCTGAATTAACGAATGAAATAAGCTATATGGCTCTGAAAAAAGCGGCTTGGGGTCAGGTGAGAGAGTCAATGGGTCAGATGCTGCATTCGCTCATGTATGAGAGTAAGGAAAATATGCTTCTTGGCTTATCGGCAGTGCTGGATATAGGTTCTTCTTCCGGAACAGATATTGCCTTGGGGATCATTAGCGGTTTGGATCTTAATCTAGAACAACGTTGGAGGTAA